The sequence ACCCAACGGCCGCGAAACTCCACGCGCTTTTACGCGCGGACGACGTAGCCCACGATAGTATGAGCGAAACTGCGGAGCGCGTCGCGGTGACGTGCCCCTCCTGTTCGCCCGACGTGGAGACGGTCCACGAGGTCCTGAAACAGGGGAGCGGCCGAGTCACCGTGCGCTGTACGGAGTGCAGTCACGTCCACAAGACGACGGTAGACGAAGACGAGGAGGTCGAGCGAGACGTGGTGGTCTCCCAAGACGGCGAGTCGTTCACGGCGACCGTGGACGCCCCGCCGAGCGAGACCGTCGCGGTCGGCGAGGAGTTCGTCCTCGAAACGCCCGAGGCCATCATGGTCGTGCGCATCACCGACCTCCAGTTGGGCGACGAGGTGCGCCGCGACGAGGCCACCGTCGAGGAGGTCGAGACCTTCTGGACCCGCGCGGTGGACAACGTTCGGGTCAACGTCACCGTCAACCCCAACGACGGCCGCCGAGACGACTCCCGGAGCCTGAAAATCGACGTGCCGGGCGACCACGAGTTCACCGTCGGCGAGGTCGAGGAGTTCGGCGACGAGGAGTTCGAGGTCAAGTCCATCGCGGTCCGCGACGACGCGTCGGGCTACGACTTCAACCCGCTCGGCGAGGAGGGCGACACCGCGGTCGCGAAGGACATCAAGCGCGTCTACGGCGACGACCGGACCTCGTCGGCGTGGTCGGCGTGGTGACGCCGTAACCCAATACACCGACCGAAACTATGTTCGGGGGGAACGACGGTAGCGACACGGAGGAGGATTTCGGGGGCGACGGCGAGGGAACGAGCGACAGCGCCGACTACGCACAGGCCCGCGAGCGCATGGTCGAGCGACTCGCCGCCCGCGAGGGGTTCGCCGACGCGACGCTCGACGCGATGGGTTCGGTCCCGCGCCACGAGTTCGTGCCGAGTTCCAACCGGGACCGCGCCTACGAGGACCGACCGCTCCCCATCGGGAGCGACCAGACCATCAGCGCGCCCCACATGGTCGCGGCGATGGCCGACCTCCTCGATTTGGACTCGGGCGAGTCGGTCCTCGAAATCGGCACCGGCTGTGGTTACCACGCCGCGGTCACGGCCGAACTAGTCGGTCCGGCGAACGTCTACAGCGTCGAGTACCACGAGTCGCTGGCCGAGCGGACCCGCCAACGACTCGACCGCCTCGGCTACGGCGAGATTTCGGTCCGGGTCGGCGACGGTCACGACGGCTGGCCCGAGTTCGCACCCTACGACGCGGCGTACCTGACCTGTGCTGCGCCCGAGTTCCCGACCGCCGTGGTCGAGCAGGTCCGACCGGAGGGACGGCTCCTCGGGCCGCTGGAGTCCGGGACCGGGAGAATCGCGGATGGTCAGGCGGGCAGTGGGCGGTCCCCGCGGCGCGCTGGCGGCCAACGTCTCGTCTTCGCGCGCCGA is a genomic window of Halorussus salinus containing:
- a CDS encoding HVO_0476 family zinc finger protein, which translates into the protein MSETAERVAVTCPSCSPDVETVHEVLKQGSGRVTVRCTECSHVHKTTVDEDEEVERDVVVSQDGESFTATVDAPPSETVAVGEEFVLETPEAIMVVRITDLQLGDEVRRDEATVEEVETFWTRAVDNVRVNVTVNPNDGRRDDSRSLKIDVPGDHEFTVGEVEEFGDEEFEVKSIAVRDDASGYDFNPLGEEGDTAVAKDIKRVYGDDRTSSAWSAW
- a CDS encoding protein-L-isoaspartate(D-aspartate) O-methyltransferase, yielding MFGGNDGSDTEEDFGGDGEGTSDSADYAQARERMVERLAAREGFADATLDAMGSVPRHEFVPSSNRDRAYEDRPLPIGSDQTISAPHMVAAMADLLDLDSGESVLEIGTGCGYHAAVTAELVGPANVYSVEYHESLAERTRQRLDRLGYGEISVRVGDGHDGWPEFAPYDAAYLTCAAPEFPTAVVEQVRPEGRLLGPLESGTGRIADGQAGSGRSPRRAGGQRLVFARRRADGSLDYETHGGVRFVPMQDN